In Candidatus Promineifilum breve, one genomic interval encodes:
- a CDS encoding glycosyltransferase, with translation MMLPTTGQPDDPRPTPLPQPHEVELTVIVPTRNESANVAPLLDRLGRALAGRAFAVLFVDDSTDDTAAVIAHEAAGRPFPVAVLARPEERRNGLSGAVVEGMEAAGGLRLCVIDADLQHPPEIIPQLLDQANRTGADVVVASRQADLLGPVGLSRSRALTSQLLTILARMVFPRVLKNVSDPLTGFFIVRRAAIDTTSLQPEGFKILLEILVRHPDLRVTELHFDFAPRHEGQSKADLNEGMRFFRHLARLRLTVNQHLIRFLIVLLLAIALNLTLLPALTRGGRPVMLAAAMAGAVTIAAILLGEMWVFSDRPRGPARRRLAGVLLLGLLFLGVVYLPVIWLLAVRLGLPVMVAGLAAMLAAGFVYYLFSEQWIWTRGLMMRPRAYLYYDLHGLLTVASQIPLSDLSYFQTPAPPERIDLQLRVDRHGTPSRVPGAICYDEHLGRFGFGLTVIPGDFTEIVVSPLLETSPGFLYTNVVEPVLRWLLVTRGYSLARAGAICRPGAVRPGAGRWPEALLITGRGDMGYGLSRLCRADALDFMGDDCIIIGRDRRARSFPKPVTAGRGMTSDQSPGQPIPPALGLQRLLYSSPVRRLGLFLSERRLPAATVNTYLQRFIPQPKYPLPSLLPEIAVGDEAVPLVLVDQARGAESLTPLPLETAIDRLLEPGERAFGFQPYPLLVESLASWHGRDWPAEERDILRAGLAGCLTLQRRATDERWWEHVGQIFQNQTAHDPARHAAPAVNPA, from the coding sequence ATGATGCTACCAACCACCGGGCAACCCGACGACCCGCGACCAACCCCCTTGCCCCAACCGCACGAAGTCGAGTTGACGGTGATCGTGCCCACGCGCAATGAGTCGGCCAACGTCGCGCCGCTGCTCGACCGCTTGGGCCGGGCGCTGGCCGGGCGGGCGTTCGCGGTGCTGTTTGTCGACGACAGCACCGACGACACGGCGGCCGTCATTGCCCACGAAGCTGCCGGCCGGCCGTTTCCCGTGGCCGTGCTGGCCCGCCCGGAAGAGCGGCGCAACGGCCTGAGCGGCGCGGTCGTCGAGGGCATGGAGGCCGCTGGTGGGCTTCGACTGTGCGTCATCGACGCCGATTTGCAGCACCCGCCGGAGATCATCCCCCAGCTGCTGGATCAGGCCAACCGCACCGGCGCGGACGTGGTCGTCGCCAGCCGCCAGGCCGACTTGCTCGGCCCGGTGGGCCTCAGCCGCTCGCGGGCGCTCACCTCGCAACTGCTCACCATTCTGGCCCGCATGGTCTTTCCCCGCGTGCTGAAGAACGTCTCCGATCCGCTGACCGGCTTCTTTATTGTGCGTCGCGCGGCCATCGACACCACCAGCCTGCAACCGGAAGGGTTCAAGATTCTGCTGGAGATTCTCGTCCGCCACCCCGATCTGCGCGTCACCGAACTGCATTTCGACTTCGCCCCGCGCCACGAGGGACAGAGCAAGGCCGATCTCAACGAGGGCATGCGCTTCTTTCGCCATCTGGCCCGCCTGCGCCTGACGGTGAACCAACATCTCATTCGCTTCCTGATCGTGCTGCTGCTGGCGATAGCGCTCAATCTGACGCTGCTGCCGGCGCTGACTCGTGGCGGCCGGCCGGTCATGCTGGCCGCCGCGATGGCCGGGGCGGTCACTATCGCCGCCATCCTGTTGGGCGAAATGTGGGTCTTCAGCGACCGGCCGCGCGGCCCGGCGCGGCGGCGGCTGGCGGGCGTGCTCCTGCTCGGCCTGCTGTTTCTGGGCGTCGTCTATCTGCCGGTCATCTGGCTGCTGGCCGTGCGGTTGGGCCTGCCGGTCATGGTGGCCGGGCTGGCGGCCATGTTGGCCGCCGGATTCGTCTACTATCTCTTTTCCGAGCAATGGATCTGGACGCGCGGGCTGATGATGCGGCCGCGGGCCTACCTCTACTACGATCTCCACGGCCTGCTCACCGTGGCTTCCCAGATTCCCCTGAGCGACCTGAGCTACTTTCAGACACCCGCGCCGCCGGAGCGCATCGACCTGCAACTGCGCGTGGACCGGCACGGCACGCCCAGCCGTGTGCCGGGGGCGATCTGCTACGACGAACACCTCGGCCGCTTCGGCTTTGGCCTGACGGTCATCCCCGGCGACTTCACCGAAATCGTCGTCTCGCCGCTGCTGGAAACGTCGCCCGGCTTTTTGTATACCAACGTCGTCGAGCCGGTGCTGCGTTGGCTGCTGGTCACGCGCGGCTATTCGCTGGCCCGCGCCGGGGCCATATGCCGGCCGGGCGCTGTTCGGCCGGGCGCGGGACGTTGGCCCGAAGCGCTACTCATCACCGGCCGGGGCGATATGGGCTACGGCCTGAGCCGCCTCTGCCGGGCCGATGCCCTCGACTTCATGGGCGACGATTGCATCATCATCGGCCGCGACCGGCGCGCGCGCAGTTTCCCCAAGCCGGTCACCGCCGGGCGCGGGATGACGTCCGATCAGTCGCCGGGGCAGCCGATCCCGCCGGCGCTGGGCCTGCAACGGCTGCTCTATTCGTCGCCCGTGCGGCGGCTGGGCCTATTCCTCAGCGAGCGCCGGCTACCGGCGGCCACGGTCAACACCTATTTGCAACGTTTTATCCCCCAACCTAAATACCCGCTCCCCTCTCTGCTGCCGGAAATAGCCGTCGGTGACGAGGCCGTCCCCCTTGTCCTGGTCGATCAGGCGCGCGGGGCGGAGAGCCTGACGCCCCTGCCGCTGGAGACGGCCATCGACCGGCTGCTGGAACCCGGCGAGCGCGCGTTTGGTTTCCAGCCCTATCCCCTGCTGGTCGAATCGCTGGCAAGCTGGCACGGGCGCGACTGGCCGGCCGAGGAGCGCGACATCCTGCGGGCCGGATTGGCCGGCTGCTTGACCCTTCAGCGGCGAGCCACCGACGAGCGCTGGTGGGAACACGTCGGACAAATCTTTCAAAATCAAACGGCGCATGATCCGGCGCGCCACGCCGCGCCGGCCGTCAACCCCGCCTAA